From Candidatus Coatesbacteria bacterium:
ACCCAGCACTCGGTCAAGAAGCTGCTCGAGACGGGCATCCAGCCCGACATCATCGTCGGGCGCTGCCCCGTGGGCATCCAACCCAAGGTGCGCCAGAAGATCTCCCTGTTCTGCAACGTGCCCCAACAGAACGTCATCAGCTCGCCCGACCTCTCCAGCATCTACATCCTCCCCCACCTGCTGGACCGCCAGGAGCTGGCCACCACCATCTCCCGGCGGCTCAAGCTCTCCCTGCCGATGCCCGTCAGTCGCCGGGAGCCCCAGCCCCCGCTGGCCCCCTACATCGAGCACTACAAGGCCGAGAACCTGCCGACCATCAAGGTGGCCATCACCGGCAAGTACGCCACCCTCAAGGATTCCTACGTCAGCATCGTCAACGCCCTCGAGCACTGCGAGGTGACGACGGGCTGCCGGATCGAGGTCGCCTGGATCGAAACCACGGAGATCTCGACGGCCGCCGACGTCGAGCGGATGCTGCCCGACGACGTCGCCGCCGTCATCGTCCCCGGCGGCTTCGGCGCCCGGGGCGTCGAGGGCAAGATCCAGGTCATCCGCCGCTGCCGCGAACAGGGTATCCCCTTCCTCGGCATCTGCTACGGCTTCCACTTCGCCGTGGTCGAGTTCGCCCGCCACGTCCTGGGACTCGACGGCGCCCACACCACCGAGGTCAACGCCAAGACCGCCCACCCCGTCATCGACCTGCTGCCCGAGCAGCGCAAGAAGCGCAAGCTCGGCGGCACGATGCGCCTGGGTGGGCACGCCGTCAAGCTCAAGACCGAAACCGCCGCCGCCGCGCTCTACGACGGCGCCGCCCAGGTCGTCGAGCGCTTCCGCCACCGCTTCGAGTTCAACAACGACTTCCGCGATGCCTTCGAGGAAGGCGGGATGCGCTTCTCCGGCTCGACGCCCGACGGGGAGATCATGCAGATCCTCGAGCTGCCCGGTCATCCCTACTTCATGGCCAGCCAGTTCCACCCGGAGTACACCAGCCGCCCCCTGACGCCCAACCCGCTGTTCCTGGGCCTGGTCAAAGCGGGGTTGGAGCAGATCACATCGGCGTAGGGACATGGCCGCCGGCTAACGCTGAGCCGCCGACGGGGTCATGCCGCCCCGTCGTTTTTCAATGCTCTTCGACCCAGCCCCGGCGCCGTCACGCTTCTTGCTCACCGAGTTCACCCGGCTCTGCGGCCGGGTGAACTCGGGCAACAAGCGCGCCGGCGCCTCTGCGCCTTTACCCGCGTGACCCCGTAGTCTATAATGACGTATTCTTAGACAGTTGTTAAGGAAGTTAGCCGCAGACCATCGTCTGCATTACATCGGGAAACAATCAGGGGTAATCCGATGTCCTACTACTGCAGGGAGTGGAAGAGCAGTTATGTTAAGGTGGAACTGAAGCCGCCGGGGCTGCGGCGGCGGGGGGACTTCTTCGTCGTCGAGGGCGTGGTGGAGAACGTCGGCCCCTGCATCCTGCGCCACCCGCAGTTGAAGCTCTACCTGCGTTACGCGGGTTTGCCGCGGCCGTTGCTGCAGGACGTCTTCCACCTGACCGAGCGGGCGCTGCATCCGGGTCGGCGGGCGCCCTTCCGCCTGGAGGGTGAGTACGAGGAGGCGATGATCCCGGGCAGCGCCAGGGTGGAGCTCTGGCTGATCGAGGACGGGAGGCACTGATGCTGCGACGAGCCTTCCGCATGCTGGACCCGGAGCGGGCGCTGGCGCGGATGCCGAAGCTGGAGCCGGTGCCGGGAAGCGCGGGCTGGCGGGAGTACATCGTGCTGGGCGACCGGCGGGCGGTGATCCAGCGCGGCGACGTCATGCTGCTAACGGGCCAGCGGGTGGACGAGATATCCGAGCTGTTCGCCGCCGCGGTGACCTACTTCACCCGCTCGGTCTACTATCACGCGATGGTCTACGACCACGCTTGGCGATTCTGGCACGCCTTCCAGACGCGGGTCTTCCGC
This genomic window contains:
- the pyrG gene encoding CTP synthase (glutamine hydrolyzing), producing MEEAFDFQTISTQTDDSEDVDYFPPAYRIGRTKYIVITGGVMSGVGKGVFSASTANLLQHYGFSVSQMKIDGYLNYDAGTLNPYRHGEVFVLEDGTECDMDLGTYERFLAENLSRDNYLTSGKLYTHVLEKERRGKYLGRDVLVIPHVTGEIKNFIRTLAIRKPYDVVLIEIGGTVGDIENLHFIEAARELYVAEGRENVMFCHVTMLPYNEASGEQKSKPTQHSVKKLLETGIQPDIIVGRCPVGIQPKVRQKISLFCNVPQQNVISSPDLSSIYILPHLLDRQELATTISRRLKLSLPMPVSRREPQPPLAPYIEHYKAENLPTIKVAITGKYATLKDSYVSIVNALEHCEVTTGCRIEVAWIETTEISTAADVERMLPDDVAAVIVPGGFGARGVEGKIQVIRRCREQGIPFLGICYGFHFAVVEFARHVLGLDGAHTTEVNAKTAHPVIDLLPEQRKKRKLGGTMRLGGHAVKLKTETAAAALYDGAAQVVERFRHRFEFNNDFRDAFEEGGMRFSGSTPDGEIMQILELPGHPYFMASQFHPEYTSRPLTPNPLFLGLVKAGLEQITSA